In Oceanobacillus sp. FSL K6-2867, one DNA window encodes the following:
- a CDS encoding heavy-metal-associated domain-containing protein, whose translation MITHKLSIPDLKKEDERKVSDALHDVWGVRNIKINTQTNEAIISYDEDAGSLMDFEQAVKDLGYEVNKLEDDM comes from the coding sequence ATGATAACACATAAACTTTCTATTCCAGATCTAAAAAAGGAAGATGAAAGGAAAGTAAGCGATGCCTTGCATGACGTGTGGGGAGTTCGCAATATTAAAATTAATACGCAAACCAATGAAGCGATTATTTCTTATGATGAGGACGCAGGATCACTAATGGATTTCGAACAAGCAGTAAAAGACCTAGGTTATGAAGTAAATAAACTGGAGGATGACATGTAA
- a CDS encoding IclR family transcriptional regulator — protein sequence MVQNQVSTLRKGLLVLELVKQNEGITLAEMMKELHLSKSTAFRLLTTLEEMKYIYKIQTKYFFNPKVFLDESEKHSSRGWTSLRSIYQAAQNLQMSTYLGKADGTDLVMTQVLHTPFLQSAEEEMGNRSKLHQSALGKVILAHLEEAKLTSLLDKMALEPATVNTFQDSQLFRYHLKVIHEDGYAFDDEERAVGLRCVAVPVFRNKKVIAALAIAAPTDQLSRNSVKQIAAKLNVGSKAITQELEALDNIH from the coding sequence ATGGTACAAAATCAGGTTTCTACATTGAGAAAAGGTCTTCTCGTATTAGAGCTGGTTAAACAAAATGAGGGAATTACATTAGCCGAAATGATGAAGGAGCTTCATTTAAGTAAGTCTACAGCATTCCGATTATTAACGACCCTTGAAGAAATGAAATATATCTATAAAATACAAACAAAATATTTCTTTAATCCAAAAGTATTTCTTGATGAATCTGAAAAACACTCCTCAAGAGGGTGGACATCGCTACGTTCCATTTACCAAGCAGCGCAAAACCTGCAAATGAGCACCTATTTAGGAAAAGCAGATGGTACCGACTTAGTTATGACACAGGTTTTACATACCCCTTTCCTGCAATCAGCAGAGGAAGAAATGGGTAATCGCTCCAAATTGCATCAATCGGCGCTAGGAAAAGTAATCTTAGCACATTTAGAGGAAGCTAAATTAACTTCCCTACTCGATAAAATGGCATTGGAACCCGCTACAGTCAATACGTTTCAAGACTCCCAATTATTTCGTTATCATTTAAAGGTAATACATGAAGATGGCTATGCTTTTGATGACGAAGAACGAGCGGTTGGTCTCCGTTGTGTTGCTGTACCAGTATTTCGCAATAAGAAAGTCATTGCTGCATTAGCTATTGCAGCACCTACAGATCAACTGTCACGAAACAGTGTCAAACAAATTGCTGCAAAATTAAACGTTGGCAGTAAAGCAATTACACAAGAATTAGAGGCCTTAGATAATATACATTAA
- the fdhF gene encoding formate dehydrogenase subunit alpha, which translates to MESRSFQITVNDITIEAKDGQFILEAALESNIYIPGICSSQPDLGIGTIQTCDTCFVEVNGQLRRACATKAEPDMVVNSVSETAKEAQLEGMSRILKDHELYCTVCDNNNGNCVVHNTAEYLELEHQKYEFTPKPYPPDNSHPFYRYEPDQCIKCGLCVEACQDLQVSEVLSIDWDREHPRVIWDNDVPINESSCVSCGHCVSVCPCNALMEKSMLGEAGYMTGIPNNILEPMIDLTKEVEPGYKEIFTISNVEAAMREDRIKKTKTVCTYCGVGCSFEVWTKGRDILKVQPQSDAPVNGISTCVKGKFGWDFVNSEERLTKPLIRKGDKFHEATWEEALSLMAEKFMEIKEKEGGDKLGFIASSKCTNEENFLFQKLARSIFQSNNVDNCSRYCQTPASAGLMRTVGIGGDSGTIKDIAAADLVMVVGANPSESHPVLATRVKRAHKLHGQKLIVSDLRKNELADRADLYIHPKPGTDLVWLSAVTKYTLDQGWEDEAFLQKRVNQVEEYKQSLEKFTLDYAEKVTGISKDTLIKVAKMIHESNGTCILWAMGVTQHLGGTDTSTAIANLLLVTGNFGKPAAGAYPLRGHNNVQGASDFGTMPNWLPGYEPIENDLVRGRYEKAWGTKLPKNPGLDNHQIVDGIMDGNIKGMYLFGEEMALVDSNINFVHEAFEKLEFFVVQDIFFSKTAQFADIVLPAAPSLEKEGTFVNTERRIQRFYQVLEPLGDCKPDWQIFQEFANKCGADWKYEHPSEIMAEVAKLAPIFAGVSYDLLEGWDSQIWPVKPNGESTPLLYEEEFKSKDGKAKLFPVDWTPPMEFGKEFDLHLNNGRLLEQFHEGNMTNKSAGINQMVSEPWLEVSKELAEERNVETGSLVRLISPYGKVKVRVLVSERVTGNELYLPMNTVEYEKAVNALTSSYYDKDTHTPNYKEAQVRMEVLEKTGESPLPKNNHRFGNPQPHIGVEVEKKWRRDDFTPIPEVIRREGGLRGKGNKAN; encoded by the coding sequence ATGGAAAGTCGTAGTTTCCAAATAACCGTAAATGACATTACAATCGAAGCAAAAGATGGGCAATTTATTTTAGAGGCAGCTTTAGAAAGCAATATTTATATTCCCGGTATTTGTTCGTCACAACCAGATCTAGGTATAGGAACTATTCAAACTTGTGACACATGCTTTGTAGAAGTCAATGGGCAATTAAGACGAGCATGTGCGACAAAAGCGGAACCCGATATGGTTGTAAACTCTGTGTCAGAAACAGCAAAAGAAGCACAGTTAGAGGGTATGTCACGTATTCTGAAGGACCATGAGCTTTATTGTACTGTTTGTGATAATAACAATGGAAATTGTGTGGTACATAATACTGCAGAATACTTAGAACTAGAGCACCAAAAATACGAATTTACACCCAAACCGTATCCTCCAGATAATTCACATCCATTTTATCGATATGAGCCTGATCAATGTATCAAATGTGGGTTGTGCGTGGAGGCATGTCAGGACTTGCAAGTAAGTGAAGTGCTTAGCATTGATTGGGATCGGGAACACCCAAGGGTCATTTGGGATAATGATGTGCCAATTAATGAATCTTCTTGTGTATCATGTGGACATTGTGTTTCCGTATGTCCTTGTAACGCTCTAATGGAAAAATCCATGCTCGGTGAAGCTGGGTACATGACGGGAATACCAAATAATATTCTTGAACCAATGATTGATCTAACAAAAGAAGTGGAACCAGGGTATAAGGAAATCTTCACCATCTCCAATGTTGAAGCGGCGATGCGTGAAGATCGGATTAAGAAGACAAAAACGGTTTGTACTTATTGTGGGGTAGGTTGTAGTTTTGAAGTATGGACAAAAGGTAGAGATATTCTTAAAGTTCAACCTCAGAGTGATGCACCGGTTAACGGAATTTCTACTTGTGTCAAAGGGAAATTCGGTTGGGATTTTGTGAATAGTGAGGAGCGCCTTACCAAACCATTGATTCGTAAAGGAGATAAATTTCACGAGGCAACCTGGGAAGAAGCGCTGAGCTTAATGGCCGAGAAGTTTATGGAAATTAAAGAAAAAGAAGGTGGCGACAAGCTTGGTTTTATTGCGTCTTCTAAATGTACAAACGAGGAAAACTTCCTATTCCAAAAACTAGCTCGTTCCATTTTTCAATCTAATAATGTTGATAATTGCTCAAGATACTGTCAAACTCCTGCATCAGCTGGACTTATGCGCACAGTTGGTATTGGTGGGGATTCTGGGACAATCAAGGACATCGCGGCAGCTGATTTAGTAATGGTTGTTGGCGCAAATCCTTCCGAATCCCATCCCGTATTGGCAACAAGGGTGAAACGGGCACATAAATTACATGGTCAGAAACTGATCGTATCAGATTTGCGGAAGAATGAACTGGCTGATAGAGCAGATTTATACATTCATCCAAAACCGGGAACAGACTTAGTATGGCTGTCCGCTGTTACAAAGTATACTCTTGATCAAGGATGGGAAGATGAAGCGTTTTTACAAAAACGTGTTAATCAAGTAGAGGAGTATAAACAATCGTTAGAAAAATTCACGCTTGATTATGCGGAAAAAGTGACAGGTATCTCGAAAGATACATTAATAAAAGTAGCAAAAATGATACACGAATCAAATGGTACATGTATTCTTTGGGCTATGGGTGTAACACAACACCTTGGCGGTACAGACACAAGTACCGCAATTGCAAACCTTTTATTGGTCACAGGAAATTTTGGTAAACCTGCAGCAGGTGCTTATCCGCTTCGTGGTCACAATAATGTACAAGGAGCAAGTGATTTTGGAACGATGCCAAACTGGCTGCCAGGATATGAACCGATTGAAAATGATTTAGTACGTGGACGCTATGAAAAAGCATGGGGAACAAAGCTGCCTAAAAATCCTGGTCTGGATAACCACCAAATCGTGGATGGTATTATGGATGGTAACATAAAAGGCATGTACTTATTCGGTGAAGAAATGGCATTGGTTGATTCCAATATTAATTTCGTACATGAAGCATTTGAAAAACTGGAATTCTTTGTGGTGCAAGATATTTTCTTCTCTAAAACGGCCCAATTCGCAGATATTGTTTTACCAGCTGCTCCTAGTTTGGAAAAGGAAGGAACTTTTGTAAACACAGAAAGAAGAATCCAACGCTTTTACCAAGTATTAGAACCATTAGGTGATTGTAAACCAGACTGGCAAATCTTCCAGGAATTTGCAAATAAATGTGGAGCTGACTGGAAGTATGAACACCCATCTGAAATTATGGCGGAAGTAGCTAAATTAGCTCCTATTTTCGCAGGTGTAAGCTATGATCTTCTTGAAGGGTGGGATAGCCAAATTTGGCCTGTTAAACCAAACGGAGAAAGCACACCATTGTTATATGAAGAAGAATTTAAATCTAAAGATGGTAAAGCAAAATTATTCCCAGTTGATTGGACTCCACCAATGGAGTTTGGGAAAGAATTTGATCTTCACCTAAACAATGGACGACTTTTGGAACAATTTCATGAAGGCAATATGACTAATAAATCAGCCGGAATTAATCAGATGGTTTCCGAGCCATGGCTTGAGGTTTCAAAAGAACTAGCAGAAGAAAGAAATGTCGAGACCGGTTCACTCGTCCGTCTCATTTCCCCTTATGGAAAAGTGAAAGTGCGTGTATTGGTATCTGAAAGAGTAACGGGGAATGAACTGTACCTGCCTATGAACACCGTGGAATACGAAAAAGCAGTAAATGCGTTAACAAGCAGTTACTATGACAAAGACACACATACACCAAATTATAAAGAGGCACAAGTAAGAATGGAAGTGCTCGAGAAAACAGGCGAATCTCCATTGCCAAAAAATAATCACCGTTTCGGTAATCCACAACCACATATCGGTGTAGAAGTAGAGAAAAAATGGAGAAGAGATGATTTTACGCCGATACCTGAAGTGATAAGAAGAGAGGGTGGTTTACGTGGCAAGGGCAATAAGGCAAATTGA
- a CDS encoding MerR family transcriptional regulator: MQIKDFAAKYHIQPDTVRYYEKENILVPKRRENGYREYDVACEKQLQFIIVLKQLGFTIKEIQQVLLLRDQPISIECNVSTVSLLDEKMINLEEKIRFYQQALKVVHRIKELINEGKYERNKEVIEELLFGFFNNIQSGGFND; encoded by the coding sequence ATGCAAATTAAAGACTTTGCTGCAAAATACCATATTCAGCCGGATACGGTTCGTTACTATGAGAAGGAAAACATTTTAGTTCCGAAAAGGCGGGAAAATGGTTACCGGGAATATGATGTAGCCTGTGAGAAACAGTTACAATTTATCATTGTATTAAAGCAATTAGGTTTTACCATTAAAGAGATTCAACAAGTACTTCTGTTAAGAGATCAACCAATTTCAATCGAATGCAACGTTTCTACCGTTTCGTTATTAGATGAAAAAATGATTAACCTTGAAGAAAAGATTCGGTTCTATCAGCAAGCATTAAAAGTAGTGCATCGAATTAAGGAATTAATCAACGAAGGAAAATACGAAAGAAACAAAGAAGTTATTGAAGAATTATTGTTTGGATTTTTCAATAATATTCAATCGGGAGGATTTAATGACTAA
- a CDS encoding aldo/keto reductase: protein MNYTKLKKSNLEVSTIGLGTNAVGGHNLFQNLNEQDGKDLVREALNLGVQFIDTADIYGLGRSEELVGEVLKEFRRDDIVIATKGAQNFANLNDVKTDNRPEYLREAAERSLQRLQLDYVDLYYLHFPDNKTPFSESIGELVRLKEEGKIRSIGVSNLSLEQLKEANAHGDISVLQSPYNMLDRSAEEELLPYTRENNISFIPYGPLAFGLLGGGFTKETKLDAGDWRQSVPLFQGEQYIQTLDKIDELNKFAARKDATLPNLALAWLLAQEGVDAVIPGGKRKERIRENVKASDIHLSKEELQAIDEILNKKE from the coding sequence GTGAACTATACAAAACTAAAAAAATCAAATTTGGAAGTATCGACAATTGGGCTTGGCACAAATGCAGTTGGCGGTCATAATTTATTCCAGAACTTAAATGAACAAGATGGAAAAGATTTAGTAAGAGAAGCACTTAACCTTGGTGTACAATTTATTGATACTGCTGACATTTATGGTCTTGGCCGTTCAGAGGAATTAGTTGGTGAAGTATTAAAAGAATTCAGGCGGGATGATATTGTTATTGCAACAAAGGGAGCACAAAATTTTGCGAATTTAAATGATGTAAAAACCGATAATCGCCCTGAATATTTAAGAGAAGCGGCTGAGAGAAGTTTACAGAGGCTGCAATTAGACTATGTAGACCTGTATTATTTACATTTCCCAGATAATAAAACGCCGTTTTCTGAATCAATTGGTGAATTAGTCCGTCTAAAGGAAGAAGGTAAAATTCGGTCGATTGGGGTTTCTAATTTATCACTTGAGCAGTTAAAAGAAGCGAATGCACATGGCGATATTTCTGTATTGCAATCACCATACAATATGTTAGATCGGTCAGCTGAGGAAGAATTATTGCCATACACTAGAGAAAATAATATTTCTTTTATTCCATATGGTCCATTAGCATTTGGTTTACTGGGCGGAGGATTTACAAAAGAGACTAAATTAGATGCGGGAGACTGGCGCCAATCGGTTCCATTATTCCAAGGTGAACAATATATTCAAACACTTGATAAAATAGATGAATTAAACAAGTTTGCTGCACGTAAGGATGCGACGCTGCCGAATTTAGCACTGGCATGGCTGCTTGCTCAAGAAGGCGTAGATGCAGTAATTCCAGGTGGTAAACGTAAAGAGCGTATTCGTGAAAATGTTAAAGCAAGTGACATTCATTTATCGAAAGAAGAACTGCAAGCAATTGATGAAATTTTAAATAAAAAAGAGTAA
- a CDS encoding NADH-dependent flavin oxidoreductase, whose product MKSNVQHLFQDFTFKNGVHVRNRLMMAPMTTFSADSNDYVSQEELDYYKERANGVGTIITACAYVSKNGKGFDRQMGIDHDGTIDGLTKLAEVIHSGGAKGVVQLYHGGRLAVPRLTPNRETVSASTVPPLGDRGFYSIEQAPRALTTEEVYEIIADFGEATRRAIVAGFDGVELHGATGYLLQQFVSPHSNLRTDEFQDRHLFALKLIDEVKQVVKKHATKPFLIGYRFSPEEPETPGITMKETFALIDALIGADLDYLHIATTNAWAKARRGIESEKSRTELITEFVNGRVPVIGVGNIHTPDDAAFVLEKGKTDFIALGRAVVVDPHWVEKANAGKENTIIHHLTENDQHEAVIPTPLWKLILEVKGWFPVKETQESMY is encoded by the coding sequence ATGAAAAGCAATGTTCAGCATTTATTTCAGGATTTTACATTTAAAAATGGTGTCCATGTAAGAAATCGTCTGATGATGGCGCCAATGACGACTTTCTCTGCAGATAGCAATGACTATGTTTCACAAGAGGAGCTTGATTATTATAAAGAACGTGCTAATGGCGTCGGTACAATCATTACTGCTTGTGCCTATGTTTCAAAAAATGGTAAAGGCTTTGATCGTCAAATGGGGATCGATCATGATGGCACAATTGATGGTCTTACAAAGCTTGCTGAAGTTATCCATTCTGGTGGAGCAAAAGGTGTTGTTCAGCTTTACCATGGAGGACGTTTAGCGGTACCAAGACTTACTCCAAATAGGGAAACCGTTAGTGCTAGTACGGTACCACCCCTCGGCGACCGCGGGTTTTATAGTATTGAGCAAGCACCGCGAGCTTTAACAACAGAAGAAGTATATGAAATTATCGCAGATTTTGGTGAGGCAACACGCCGTGCAATCGTGGCAGGATTTGATGGTGTTGAGCTGCACGGAGCAACAGGTTACTTACTCCAACAATTTGTTTCGCCTCATTCCAACCTTAGAACAGATGAATTTCAAGATCGTCATTTATTTGCATTAAAATTAATCGATGAAGTAAAACAAGTCGTCAAAAAACATGCAACAAAGCCGTTCCTCATCGGTTACCGCTTTTCACCAGAAGAGCCAGAAACACCGGGAATTACAATGAAAGAAACCTTTGCGCTAATCGATGCCCTGATTGGGGCTGACCTTGATTATCTGCATATTGCAACGACGAATGCGTGGGCAAAAGCTCGCCGAGGCATTGAAAGTGAAAAATCACGTACCGAGTTAATTACCGAATTCGTTAATGGGCGTGTGCCAGTAATTGGCGTCGGGAACATTCACACGCCAGATGACGCTGCATTTGTTTTGGAAAAAGGAAAAACAGACTTTATTGCGCTAGGAAGAGCTGTTGTTGTTGACCCGCATTGGGTAGAAAAAGCAAATGCTGGTAAAGAAAATACGATTATTCATCACCTAACGGAAAACGATCAACATGAAGCAGTTATCCCAACACCATTGTGGAAATTAATTTTAGAAGTTAAAGGCTGGTTCCCAGTTAAAGAAACACAGGAAAGCATGTATTGA
- a CDS encoding helix-turn-helix domain-containing protein, whose product MAQPTICPKFEKAISLLSQRWTALVVYQLLLGTQRFSEIQSAIGISGKVLSDRLKDLEQQDIVKREVIPDTPVIIEYSLTEKGRSMEPILRTIESWSQDWFQSESEV is encoded by the coding sequence ATGGCACAACCGACAATTTGTCCAAAGTTTGAAAAAGCCATCTCACTGTTAAGTCAAAGATGGACGGCATTAGTAGTTTATCAATTATTACTAGGAACACAGCGCTTTAGTGAAATTCAATCAGCTATTGGCATAAGTGGAAAAGTATTATCCGACCGTTTAAAGGATTTAGAGCAGCAAGATATCGTAAAGCGTGAAGTTATACCAGATACACCAGTCATTATTGAATACTCTCTAACAGAAAAAGGGCGTTCAATGGAACCAATATTGCGAACGATTGAGAGCTGGTCACAAGATTGGTTTCAATCAGAATCTGAGGTATGA
- a CDS encoding DUF4260 domain-containing protein, which produces MTNQRMVRTENGIAFVFSFYMYVLLDFPIWLFFVLLFVPDITMIGYAWNNKVGATVYNIGHSFILPLLFIFCSIIFAKDFLLLLSIIWFAHIFMDRLFSYGLKYSDEFKHTHIQEI; this is translated from the coding sequence ATGACTAATCAGCGAATGGTTCGAACAGAAAATGGAATTGCTTTTGTATTCTCATTTTACATGTATGTTTTGCTGGATTTTCCAATATGGTTATTTTTTGTGCTGTTATTTGTTCCCGATATTACAATGATTGGATATGCATGGAACAATAAAGTAGGTGCAACCGTTTATAACATTGGTCATAGTTTTATATTGCCTTTATTATTTATTTTTTGCTCGATCATTTTCGCAAAAGATTTCTTGCTTTTATTATCTATCATTTGGTTTGCACATATCTTTATGGATCGATTATTCAGCTACGGATTAAAGTATTCCGATGAATTTAAGCATACACATATACAAGAGATTTAA
- a CDS encoding VOC family protein, which produces MGFHSKPTTFVGHVNIKVENLARSLKYYQEIIGFNILEQTADTAKLTTDGKTSILSLTQPEDVVPKQGRTTGLYHFALLLPEKKDLANIVVHFSEKGIRFGSSDHLVSEALYLHDPDGNEIEIYIDRDPSEWSWTDEEVAMAVDPLDFDRLLKNRVPGETWEGLPEDTLMGHIHLHVSELEKTEEFYVKGLGFDVVNRYGRQALFLSKDNYHHHIGVNTWNGVGAPKPAENSVGMESYTLVLPNEEAIKETIVNLKKIGVFVTEEAGRKIAYDPSGNRIELTI; this is translated from the coding sequence ATGGGATTCCATAGCAAACCAACGACGTTCGTTGGACATGTAAACATAAAAGTAGAAAATTTAGCCAGATCTTTAAAGTATTATCAAGAAATAATTGGTTTCAATATATTAGAACAAACAGCTGATACTGCAAAACTGACTACTGACGGAAAGACAAGTATCTTATCACTGACACAGCCAGAAGATGTGGTTCCAAAACAAGGGAGAACAACAGGGTTGTATCATTTTGCCCTGCTATTGCCTGAGAAAAAAGATTTGGCTAATATTGTTGTGCATTTTTCAGAAAAAGGTATTCGTTTTGGTTCCTCAGACCACCTTGTAAGCGAAGCACTTTATTTACATGACCCTGATGGAAACGAGATTGAAATCTATATTGATCGTGATCCATCAGAATGGAGCTGGACCGATGAAGAAGTTGCAATGGCAGTTGACCCATTGGATTTTGACAGGTTACTAAAGAATCGTGTACCAGGTGAAACATGGGAAGGACTGCCTGAAGACACACTAATGGGGCATATCCATTTACATGTTTCTGAATTAGAAAAGACAGAGGAATTTTATGTGAAAGGTCTTGGATTTGATGTTGTGAATCGCTATGGAAGACAGGCGCTATTCCTATCAAAAGACAACTACCATCACCACATCGGTGTCAATACATGGAATGGAGTTGGAGCACCGAAGCCAGCTGAAAACAGTGTAGGTATGGAATCCTATACACTTGTTTTACCGAATGAAGAAGCGATTAAAGAAACAATCGTTAACTTGAAAAAAATCGGCGTTTTTGTAACCGAAGAAGCAGGAAGGAAAATTGCGTATGATCCGTCCGGAAATCGGATTGAGTTAACGATCTAA
- a CDS encoding LLM class flavin-dependent oxidoreductase — protein MSTLKENGIEIGIYTLADIGPDPVTGKTVDMKQRIDEIIKAAKLAEETDLDVFGIGEHHRLDYAVSSPAVVLAAIANATNQIRLTSATSVISTLDPVRLFEDFATLDLISNGRAEILAGRGAFIESFPLFGYDTNDYNELFSEHMDLLLKLNENEIVSWNGKFRSALKNAEISPRPVQRKLPIWIGVGGTPESAARAGRLGVGMAIAILGGDPMRFKPLVDIYRKAGLEAGHSPDTLTVGVTGHTYIAETTEAAKDEFYPYYANYWNYVNRQRGMGTRMTRSDFEQVASPETALFVGSPEQVVDKILRQHKLYGHTRFLAQIDIGGLPFDKVQKNIELLATEVAPRLKKAMSQDK, from the coding sequence TTGTCAACATTAAAAGAAAATGGGATTGAAATAGGGATTTACACACTTGCGGATATAGGACCAGATCCCGTAACTGGAAAAACAGTAGACATGAAACAGCGAATAGACGAAATTATTAAAGCGGCAAAGCTGGCAGAAGAAACCGATCTGGATGTATTTGGGATAGGGGAGCATCATCGCTTAGATTATGCGGTTTCCTCACCAGCTGTGGTATTAGCTGCTATTGCTAATGCGACAAATCAGATTCGATTAACGAGCGCTACCAGTGTTATCAGCACACTTGACCCTGTTCGCTTATTTGAAGACTTTGCTACATTGGATTTAATTTCAAATGGACGTGCAGAAATTTTAGCTGGACGAGGAGCTTTTATCGAATCTTTCCCATTGTTTGGTTATGATACAAATGATTATAATGAACTGTTTAGCGAGCATATGGATTTACTTTTAAAGCTCAATGAAAATGAAATCGTTTCTTGGAATGGAAAGTTTCGTTCAGCATTAAAAAATGCGGAAATTTCACCACGTCCTGTACAAAGGAAATTGCCAATCTGGATTGGAGTTGGCGGGACACCGGAAAGTGCTGCTCGTGCGGGGAGGCTCGGTGTAGGTATGGCGATCGCGATATTGGGTGGCGATCCAATGCGTTTTAAGCCGCTGGTTGATATCTATCGCAAGGCGGGATTGGAGGCAGGACATTCTCCAGATACATTAACAGTTGGTGTCACAGGGCATACTTACATTGCTGAAACAACAGAAGCAGCCAAGGATGAGTTTTATCCGTATTACGCCAACTACTGGAATTATGTCAATCGCCAGCGTGGCATGGGAACGCGAATGACAAGAAGTGACTTTGAACAGGTTGCCAGTCCTGAAACAGCATTATTTGTTGGAAGTCCGGAACAAGTTGTCGATAAGATCCTTAGACAGCATAAGTTATACGGCCACACGCGTTTTCTGGCACAAATCGATATCGGTGGACTGCCGTTTGATAAAGTACAGAAAAATATAGAGTTACTCGCAACGGAGGTTGCTCCTAGGTTAAAGAAAGCGATGAGTCAAGATAAATAA
- a CDS encoding NAD(P)-dependent oxidoreductase: MNIAVIGASGKAGNLILNEAMIRGHQVTAIVREASKLADKNVTIIEKNIFDLNTEDVNKFDVIVNAFGAPLGEEQAHVDAGHQLIKLLKGTNTRLIVVGGAGSLYTDESKTVRIIDTPDFPDVFKPTANGQGRNLQELQETDQLAWTFVSPSAIFDAEGERTGSYKTGKDVLLVNAAGQSYISYADFAIAIVDEMEDAKHINERFTVVSE, from the coding sequence ATGAATATTGCAGTTATAGGTGCTAGTGGAAAAGCTGGGAATTTAATTTTAAATGAGGCCATGATTCGTGGTCATCAAGTCACGGCCATTGTAAGAGAGGCTTCAAAGTTAGCAGATAAAAATGTTACCATCATCGAAAAAAATATTTTTGATCTGAACACAGAAGATGTTAATAAATTTGATGTGATTGTAAATGCATTTGGTGCTCCACTTGGTGAAGAACAGGCACATGTTGATGCCGGGCATCAACTAATCAAGCTGCTGAAAGGAACAAATACTAGATTAATCGTTGTAGGAGGAGCTGGAAGTCTTTATACTGATGAAAGCAAAACAGTCCGCATAATCGATACGCCGGATTTTCCGGATGTATTTAAACCAACTGCTAATGGTCAGGGACGAAACTTACAAGAATTACAGGAAACAGATCAATTAGCTTGGACGTTTGTCAGCCCTTCCGCTATATTTGATGCAGAAGGAGAGCGAACAGGCTCCTACAAAACAGGAAAAGATGTCTTGCTTGTTAATGCTGCAGGTCAAAGCTATATTAGCTATGCTGATTTTGCCATTGCGATTGTCGATGAAATGGAAGATGCAAAACACATAAATGAAAGATTTACGGTTGTAAGTGAATAG
- a CDS encoding formate/nitrite transporter family protein, whose amino-acid sequence MAFNPPKKTARLAVEHGAKKANLPILTQSILGFLAGAFVAFGFLLDIRVTGNLPVEIWGSLGSFIGASVFPVGLIFVLLAGGELLTGNMMAVTTARFAGKIKTTYLIKNWTIVAITNFIGSIFVAYFFGHLLGLTETGPYLEATVAIAEAKIADPFMLAFLSGIGANWLVCLAVWLCYAADDVTGKILGIWFPIMAFVAIGFQHVVANMFVIPAAIFAGYFTWGEYLINFVAVFLGNAVGGAFFVGGLYYLAYIREKV is encoded by the coding sequence ATGGCATTTAATCCCCCAAAGAAAACGGCTAGACTTGCTGTTGAACACGGTGCAAAAAAGGCAAATTTGCCGATTTTAACTCAATCCATATTGGGATTTTTAGCAGGAGCATTTGTTGCTTTTGGATTTTTGTTAGATATACGGGTTACAGGTAATCTACCAGTGGAAATTTGGGGATCATTGGGGTCATTTATTGGAGCATCTGTCTTTCCTGTGGGTCTTATTTTTGTACTATTGGCCGGTGGAGAGCTATTAACAGGAAATATGATGGCTGTAACAACAGCAAGATTTGCAGGTAAAATTAAAACAACATACTTAATTAAGAACTGGACCATTGTGGCTATTACTAATTTTATTGGTTCGATATTTGTTGCATATTTCTTTGGTCATCTTCTAGGCTTAACAGAAACTGGCCCTTATCTAGAAGCGACCGTTGCCATTGCTGAGGCAAAAATAGCGGATCCATTTATGCTTGCGTTTCTATCCGGTATAGGTGCTAATTGGCTGGTTTGTTTAGCAGTATGGCTTTGCTACGCAGCTGATGATGTTACAGGTAAAATCCTTGGTATTTGGTTTCCAATTATGGCCTTTGTAGCAATCGGGTTTCAGCACGTTGTTGCAAATATGTTTGTTATTCCAGCCGCTATCTTTGCCGGGTATTTTACCTGGGGAGAGTATTTGATAAACTTCGTAGCTGTTTTTCTTGGAAATGCTGTTGGCGGAGCCTTTTTTGTGGGCGGATTATACTATTTAGCGTATATCCGTGAAAAGGTTTAA